In the genome of Haloarcula sp. CBA1129, one region contains:
- a CDS encoding sulfatase, translated as MGRPNVLLVVLDCVRAANTSLLGHRRRTTPFLEEFGREATVYTQARTTASWSLPAHTSLFTGVPSEGHTLRITERLQPGQTIFDFLADEGYETGVFTENPYLTVHPSGLSDSFETVVTERPDSTDVDDPSETRNGVDGFWYADKLTEWIDGQTESWAACLNLMDAHMPYATRDAYDEWGTDFYWAMHDELPIKWEWSVYGEQLPAGVGQLLKPLYDGAIRQTDAILRQVIGELKERGVLDETLVVITSDHGDGFGEPPQAATEPPAVMHGMGTQEELFHVPLLVRGPGQTDGRRIESLATLSQFPDAVLAAFDGETDDSGWFVAPDGQTTAYQAPPTGQTAEYAEQYTDEPDRFRQPASLVYRDGPGDTVYKRAAWGDDEYEAVVRGRRSERSDETPIDRPPSAVVADSAKRSETLDSTELASGEDEMAEYDIDGFDDVDLKSRLERLGYL; from the coding sequence ATGGGTCGGCCAAACGTGCTACTCGTCGTTCTTGATTGTGTCCGTGCGGCGAACACCTCTCTGTTGGGTCATCGGCGCAGGACGACGCCATTTCTCGAAGAATTCGGTCGTGAGGCGACGGTGTACACACAGGCACGGACAACCGCTAGCTGGTCGTTGCCGGCCCATACGAGTCTGTTCACCGGTGTTCCGTCCGAGGGCCACACGCTCCGGATTACCGAACGGCTGCAACCCGGCCAAACCATCTTTGATTTTCTTGCTGACGAAGGCTACGAGACCGGCGTGTTCACCGAGAACCCGTATCTCACAGTGCATCCATCCGGCCTCAGTGACAGCTTTGAGACCGTCGTCACGGAACGACCCGATTCGACAGATGTTGACGACCCATCCGAGACCCGTAACGGCGTCGACGGCTTCTGGTACGCTGATAAGCTAACTGAGTGGATCGACGGGCAAACGGAGTCTTGGGCGGCGTGCCTGAATCTGATGGACGCGCATATGCCGTACGCGACGCGGGACGCCTACGATGAGTGGGGCACGGACTTTTACTGGGCAATGCACGACGAACTCCCGATTAAGTGGGAGTGGAGCGTCTACGGGGAGCAACTCCCGGCAGGGGTTGGACAGCTACTCAAGCCGCTGTACGACGGAGCGATTCGACAGACTGATGCCATTCTAAGGCAGGTTATCGGTGAGTTGAAGGAACGGGGCGTGTTAGACGAGACGCTCGTAGTCATCACATCCGATCACGGTGACGGGTTCGGGGAGCCGCCACAGGCGGCTACTGAGCCACCTGCCGTCATGCACGGAATGGGTACACAGGAAGAACTGTTTCATGTCCCACTGCTCGTCCGAGGTCCGGGGCAGACCGATGGACGGCGAATCGAGTCCCTAGCGACGCTATCACAGTTCCCCGACGCCGTACTGGCTGCCTTCGACGGCGAAACGGACGACTCCGGGTGGTTCGTCGCACCCGACGGGCAGACGACCGCGTACCAAGCGCCACCGACCGGTCAGACGGCAGAGTACGCCGAACAGTACACTGACGAACCGGACCGATTCCGACAGCCTGCATCACTCGTGTATCGTGACGGCCCCGGCGACACCGTATACAAGCGCGCAGCGTGGGGAGATGACGAGTACGAAGCGGTCGTGCGCGGCCGTCGCTCCGAACGTAGTGACGAAACCCCTATCGACCGGCCGCCGTCAGCAGTTGTTGCTGACTCTGCAAAGCGGAGTGAGACACTCGACAGCACCGAACTCGCTTCTGGGGAAGACGAAATGGCAGAATACGACATCGATGGCTTTGACGACGTAGACCTCAAGTCGCGGTTGGAGCGGCTTGGCTATCTTTGA
- a CDS encoding ribbon-helix-helix domain-containing protein, whose amino-acid sequence MGRQSGDNYVVKSTVRFPETVMDCVEEMVAEGVFSNKSEFQRFAVEYVLSEIEDYEPEMVDFNELQKEVFQHQPASSGAEMSPEINENFYENAARVRQFAIRGDIETAEEYIDTAYPVTDPRCLLLDDLLESYRQHETEDE is encoded by the coding sequence ATGGGTCGACAGTCTGGTGATAACTACGTGGTCAAATCAACGGTCCGGTTCCCCGAAACGGTGATGGACTGCGTCGAGGAGATGGTAGCGGAAGGTGTCTTCTCGAACAAGTCCGAGTTTCAGCGGTTCGCCGTTGAGTACGTTCTTTCCGAAATCGAGGATTACGAGCCCGAGATGGTTGATTTTAACGAGCTTCAGAAAGAGGTCTTCCAGCACCAGCCGGCTTCCAGCGGGGCAGAGATGTCGCCGGAGATCAACGAGAACTTCTACGAGAACGCTGCGCGCGTTCGACAGTTCGCTATTCGCGGTGACATCGAGACGGCAGAAGAGTATATCGACACAGCATACCCCGTTACTGACCCCCGCTGTTTGCTGCTTGACGACCTTCTCGAATCCTATCGACAGCATGAAACCGAAGACGAGTAG
- a CDS encoding NAD(P)/FAD-dependent oxidoreductase, with amino-acid sequence MYTDGQFDYDVAVVGGGPAGLTSALYTTRLGMDTIVINRGGGRAAMMTDTHNVIGVTEDVSGNEFLETAREQVQDYGGTYERGFVESVDPLADEDEDGFTVTTGDDELAVKRVVLATGFADERPDPPLPRTGKGLHWCLHCDAFMFVGEPVFVMGTGEAAAHVAMIMLNYTDDVDILTRGEEPEWSEETQTMLDNHPVEIVDTELSGKQTDDDGWLSAYEFEDGSVREYKGGFPMLGSDYHAELADELGLDRNDDGTVAVDDHGETSVSGVYAVGDLTPGHNQIPIAMGEGADAGIAIHKDLRKYPRSVDEIESEGAVEDVDVPAVSAELFATALTHEGHAAGPRSEVTPEARADDD; translated from the coding sequence ATGTACACCGATGGGCAGTTCGACTATGACGTGGCCGTGGTCGGCGGCGGGCCGGCCGGCCTGACGAGCGCGCTGTACACCACTCGACTGGGGATGGACACCATCGTCATCAACCGCGGTGGGGGCCGCGCGGCGATGATGACCGATACGCACAACGTCATCGGCGTCACCGAGGACGTGTCGGGGAACGAATTCCTCGAGACAGCGCGCGAACAGGTACAGGACTACGGCGGGACCTACGAGCGGGGCTTCGTCGAGTCGGTGGACCCACTCGCCGACGAAGACGAGGATGGATTCACCGTGACGACAGGCGACGACGAACTTGCTGTCAAGCGAGTCGTTCTAGCCACCGGGTTCGCCGACGAGCGTCCGGACCCGCCGCTGCCACGGACCGGGAAGGGGCTACACTGGTGTCTCCACTGTGACGCGTTCATGTTTGTCGGCGAGCCGGTCTTCGTCATGGGGACCGGCGAGGCCGCGGCCCACGTCGCGATGATTATGCTGAACTACACCGACGACGTGGATATACTGACTCGCGGCGAAGAGCCGGAATGGAGCGAGGAGACGCAGACGATGCTCGATAATCATCCTGTCGAAATCGTCGATACGGAACTATCTGGCAAGCAAACTGATGACGACGGCTGGCTATCCGCCTACGAGTTCGAAGACGGGAGCGTTCGGGAGTACAAGGGCGGTTTCCCGATGCTCGGCTCGGATTACCACGCAGAACTGGCCGACGAACTGGGGCTCGATAGAAACGACGACGGGACGGTAGCCGTGGACGACCACGGCGAGACCAGTGTCTCCGGCGTCTACGCTGTCGGAGACCTCACACCGGGCCACAACCAGATCCCGATTGCGATGGGTGAGGGTGCTGACGCGGGCATTGCGATCCACAAAGACCTCAGGAAGTACCCGCGTTCAGTTGACGAAATCGAGTCCGAAGGGGCGGTCGAGGACGTGGACGTTCCCGCAGTCTCGGCGGAACTGTTCGCGACGGCGCTGACGCATGAAGGGCATGCCGCCGGGCCACGCTCGGAGGTGACGCCAGAGGCCCGCGCTGACGACGACTGA
- a CDS encoding ribonuclease HI family protein, with amino-acid sequence MDRHNEPAADRERLPSETLSPLATRIDELLALYRYELTPAIDAINGAVAGYGGLFDPETSPDEIRAAIGELLESGPPPAQQAAADAAVSQVVLYVDGSAHSNGPAGAGAVIQADETQIASLGRPVGSRTNNNVAEYAALHLGLQALAERCDPESVEIRIDSMTVINHIWGDSESTVKATPYSAAITDYLSTLPAHEWTHLADSDPNPADAQATVGADIAALGPG; translated from the coding sequence ATGGACCGTCACAATGAGCCAGCAGCTGATAGAGAGCGGCTGCCGTCGGAGACGCTCTCGCCGCTAGCGACGCGGATAGACGAACTGCTGGCGCTGTATCGATACGAACTCACCCCCGCTATCGATGCGATCAATGGGGCCGTTGCTGGCTACGGTGGCCTCTTTGACCCGGAGACATCCCCTGACGAGATACGGGCTGCAATCGGCGAACTGCTCGAATCTGGCCCGCCCCCGGCACAGCAGGCCGCGGCTGATGCCGCCGTGTCACAGGTCGTCCTCTATGTGGACGGCAGTGCACACAGTAACGGGCCGGCTGGGGCCGGTGCCGTGATTCAGGCGGATGAGACACAGATTGCCAGTCTCGGACGGCCGGTCGGCTCCCGGACAAACAACAACGTTGCCGAGTACGCCGCCCTCCATCTCGGACTGCAAGCGCTGGCAGAACGGTGTGACCCGGAATCAGTCGAGATACGAATCGATTCGATGACCGTCATCAACCACATCTGGGGTGACAGCGAGAGTACTGTGAAAGCGACTCCGTACAGCGCTGCAATTACTGACTATCTGTCGACGCTGCCCGCCCACGAGTGGACGCATCTGGCTGACAGTGACCCGAACCCGGCTGATGCACAGGCGACGGTCGGAGCCGACATCGCAGCACTCGGTCCGGGGTGA
- a CDS encoding PQQ-dependent sugar dehydrogenase, which produces MDRRTFLAVSGVAVAGTLTGCHTPSDEQGDGATATDSGQTDGSETAVAVETVADGLESPWSITPLPDGSQLLVTERVGRVVLVDLADGTVTPVTGTPSVYARGQGGMLDAALHPDFPDPAWVYLTYSKANDSGGSATHLGRGRLNVAAPQFETFEQLHVAEPFVDSDGHFGSRVVFGPDELVYMTVGDRQFKDFGPNHVAQDRTNELGTTLRLTPSGGIPDANPFTDDPNAVDSIFSYGHRNAQGMTVHPDTGAIWQTEFGEQDGDEINVVERGGNYGWPVADEGCTYGSGDPIGVSHAERDDVVAPVYSWDCGSGGFPPSGATFYTGDAFPAWTGDLLVGGLASQYLARFTVNGRTVEEATPLLTDRGWRIRDVVVEPDTGSVLAAVDSSDAPIVRLHPA; this is translated from the coding sequence ATGGACAGACGGACATTCCTCGCTGTGAGCGGAGTTGCGGTAGCTGGCACACTCACGGGCTGTCATACTCCCAGTGATGAGCAGGGGGACGGCGCTACAGCGACGGATTCCGGACAGACCGACGGTTCAGAGACGGCTGTGGCCGTCGAAACCGTCGCCGACGGACTCGAATCGCCATGGAGCATCACACCCCTGCCTGACGGCTCACAGTTGCTGGTCACGGAGCGCGTCGGCCGCGTGGTGCTGGTCGACTTAGCGGACGGCACAGTCACGCCTGTTACTGGCACACCGTCGGTGTACGCGAGGGGTCAGGGCGGGATGCTTGATGCAGCGCTCCACCCTGACTTTCCTGATCCGGCGTGGGTGTATCTGACATATTCGAAGGCCAACGACAGCGGTGGGTCGGCCACACACCTTGGCCGCGGCCGCCTGAATGTGGCTGCCCCACAGTTCGAGACGTTTGAACAACTGCACGTCGCGGAGCCGTTCGTCGACTCCGACGGGCACTTCGGGTCCCGAGTCGTGTTCGGTCCGGACGAATTGGTGTACATGACTGTCGGCGACAGGCAGTTCAAGGACTTCGGCCCCAATCACGTCGCTCAGGACAGGACGAACGAACTCGGAACCACGCTTCGACTGACACCCTCAGGCGGTATTCCCGATGCGAACCCGTTCACCGATGACCCGAACGCAGTCGATTCGATATTCAGCTACGGCCACCGCAACGCACAGGGGATGACCGTCCATCCCGACACGGGAGCTATCTGGCAGACCGAGTTCGGCGAGCAGGACGGCGACGAAATCAACGTCGTCGAACGGGGCGGCAACTACGGTTGGCCGGTCGCCGACGAGGGCTGTACCTACGGCAGCGGCGATCCGATCGGCGTCAGCCACGCGGAACGCGACGATGTCGTTGCACCAGTGTATTCGTGGGACTGTGGATCAGGTGGGTTTCCACCCAGCGGTGCCACGTTCTACACCGGCGACGCCTTTCCGGCGTGGACCGGTGACTTGCTCGTCGGTGGGTTGGCCTCGCAATACCTTGCCCGGTTTACAGTCAATGGGCGCACAGTCGAAGAAGCGACGCCTCTCCTCACCGACCGAGGGTGGCGGATCCGTGATGTCGTGGTCGAACCCGATACTGGAAGCGTGCTCGCTGCCGTCGACTCATCGGACGCACCTATTGTGCGACTTCACCCCGCCTGA